The sequence ttttataaatattataatggtGGGAGAAAAAGCACCATCGAAGAatgcaatttataaaaaattctaaaatattataGTGCTACTTACTTtcttgtatattattattttcctctTCTTGTAGATTTTCTTTATTACCTTCCCCTTCttctatattttcaatattattttcctcTTCTTCTacattttcatcattattttcCCCTTCCATATTTTCAATGTTATTTTCCTCTTCtacattttcaatattattttcctcTTCTTCtacattttcattattattttccccttcttccatattttcaatattattgtcCTCTTCTTCtacattttcaatattattttcctcTTCTTCtacattttcattattattttcctctTCTTCTACATTTTCATAATCTAATCCTGGAGGTAAGTTATTGATATCCAATTGTGGAATAATGTATTGTATGGGATTGCGAAGTTCAGCAATCGTAGCTTCTTGAAGTAAATCATTGTTTTGATTTCTAATAATGTCAGCAATCTGTACTagatctgttaaaaaaaatatttgttgcgattttatcattttattaaggGCATTCTTTGATGCCACACAGTcccaaaaagaaaattaaaaaatttgcttaCCTTGTAGTTGTTCTTCATTAGGTAAGGAATACAATTGAAATGCATTAGGTAAGTCGGCGTTATTAGAAAATTCTAGATTCTGGATCACTGGTTTCAACGCACTTCCAATACGGCGCAGAAATACATTGGTATCACTTACACCATCAGCAATTGCAGTccaatttttagttattatggtaaaatttttacagtttgttaatatacttttcattttgttaGCAGGCCAGTTTGCTTTCcctttaacaattaaattttcaaagtgaAAATGACACCGGTTGTGGGTATTAATTACATgctctgaaaaaaaagaaataattaaaaaaatacaaagaaagttaataatattaatatcagtTCTAATAATTAGTATCAGTTATCAAAATATAGTCGagattaatttgttaatataaatattagtcTAGCCCTTATgatacttaattttaataattacgcTCCTCTCAAACTTgtgaataatttacaaaaaaatttctgataattttttgcttcaattttaataataacccAGCTTTTTAAACACTGGAagttttaaatgggaaaatacattttttttaaatttaactgaatatttatatctctggtaataattgattaaaaaatttttaacttgtcATTAACTTAGTTACTTGTAAAATGTTTGAAAGGGTgcaatggaaaaatttttaaccagctattttattacttctaaactccaacaaattttttttttttttcccaatttTCAGTTGTGCGTCGacaattaaagaaatatttgatcATTTATATGgattttagttataattttttacaccaGTAATTGAATtcaaccatttttttaaattgtgaataaaaaaatttttattattgattcttttattattgaaagctGTATAATACATATTAAAGTACTTGCTAATTATGTGAGCTATTTTagtatatttactaaaatacattaagacataaaatttctaattaataattttatatatttttacctaTTTACCTGGTTTCAATCGTTaggaaattattataataattattgatcatagaaaACAATTCCTTAACGCTTCAAATTAGCTAAAcatttagttataaatatataaaattcttcATTAGAAGTTATATGTTATTCTAATGTATTTTAGTACAgatactattaattaaaaattaattactcaagtataaaaaatcttcagttcgcaatttaaaaatatgatcaCATTCAATTACAggtttctaaatttttaaactttatccacataaataacaaaaattatcgaatatttttttcattgtctacaaaaataaaaaaattgaaaacaaaaaaaaaattttatttgagtttTGAAGTACAAATAGCTGGTTAAAATTATACCGAGAACACCCTTCTAAAAATTCAAGTTACCAGATGTATCAATATTCaaagtgtaattttaaaaaaataaaatgtattttcccgTAAATATAGACAACTAACTGTTCGGGAAATGCAAACCCGTGATatgatttaattgaattttaccGAATTtgaaaaccaaattttttaacgataatGACTGAATGATTAAATTTGCGATgtagagaaagagaaagagagagagagagctaAAGAGTAGCGTTCCAAAAACTCACCAACAAAactccatatatttttatcctcaTGTAGATGATTTGAAATGTCTCTAGCTATCAAttcagaatttattaataaacaatatatattgtTGAAACAACTATAATTATTGGCTGTTATTCTTGATAACCAATTTGTGCGGTAGTACTCCAAAAATCttgaaaattgattaaaacGAATATCATCCATGGACGATACTATCCATTCAAATGATTCCAATATTAAAGTAGATGGTAATAAACTTaaagcaattattttattgaatattagcAATGTCGTATCGTTGTTTAAGTCAATGTTATAATTAGTAGCTTCTTTAATGAAAATCTATAATAAACATGATAATTAGTATGATATATGTAATATCAACATTTTCTAATGTCATCAACTCACTTTGCATTGTGATGTAAATAAACCTCTTTTGATGGCATTTGGACATACAGCACTTGCTGCCAGGTGTATGTCTCTATCTAAATCTGTGTATATTTCTTCAGGTTGCAAGTTACGTAATCCATCTTCTAGTGCTCTTTGAACGTCTCcttcattttttcttaacataattaaatagataattgGCATAatctgaaaatatttaattaattaattaccactATAAGTAATAATAGGTTGAATTGCAGtaaatttttgtagttttaatttttatacttacatATTCAGAGTGGTGGGTTGCTATGGTTATAATCTGAAGAGCACCAACATTTTCAGGTACTATTGCTGATgatgttatatataattttgatgtTGTAACTTTTCTCTGTAGTTCCTGGTCTCTAAacattattgctattatttcaTTTGTGGTATTAGTAACAAATTGTATATCAGTtctactaaaattatttaatccaaTATTTGCATAAGCTTCTAGTTGTAATATAGTCTGTAGATCTTCAATTGTGTTTATCGTTGACAGCCGCATTGTTTTTTGCCatgaaatcatttttatcttaatatcTTGGAAAGTGATCAGCTCTGCAGCTTCTTGATGcctattaaaacaataaataataaaaatacctaTAAAGGAAACGTGTGCTcctaatttttatacaaatatgtaaTATTTAAGGGTGTGCGAATAGTcgaaacttttaattatccGAGGCAAATCGAATCGAACAATTCGATTCCAGATTCACCTCGATGATTCTTAAGATCTGAATAGTTCGAAagattcgaatagttcgagcttttttaaaacttacgtacattaaatttaaaattatgtggACTATTTTCAGGtacaaatatcaataatataatagttttttcacttaataaagccataaatatcaaatttttccgatgcaataatattatttatcctAGATTTGGAAGAAATTCGAACTGTTGGAATTTTCCAAAGTATTCGAACTATTCAATATTCGACTCGAATGTAACTATTCGATTCGATTCGAACAAAATTCGCACAGCCCTATGTAATGTATACTCAAacggcacaaaaaaaaattgctgactttttttaaaattttatgcggCAATTTACTATCATCTGATAAATTGTTAACTTCAATTTAACAGAGagtcaacaatattttttggtaccacttcatggaaaaataaaataggcGCTGCAACAGGACGTAGTTTTTTGCTGAATTTGAATAGTttgttaaaattgaaattttttcttgaaatttaaactttctttaAAGATTAGAATTTtgttcgaaatttaaatttttatgaaaactgaacttatttatttttttttttttttttattttttcaggttTCCGAATTGTATTTtactgacaaaaaaatttggcttTTGAAACTTGCACCTTATCCTATTGCTTCCACAGGACTGCATTCTGTTGCAgcgcttatttttttttttttcgtgttgggtacataataatttctctctttcttttttatttttctgtcttTTTTGTGTCTTtcttttactatatatatgaCTAGTTTACGTCCGCGTGCAAGCGCGCGCGTGtcttttttcatatatttactttaatgtatattttcgtgtcgtttccatatattttttttgctttcgaCCAATCACGTTACCAATAGTTTGGCTTTACATATTTTACATGTCTTTTATATTGTAGGGAATGTTTTTTTGCTTTCGACCAATCACGTTACGAATAGTTTGgcttcactttttttttcatgtcttTTATATTGTAGGAATATTCCACGTCAAATCGATCACATTTGAACTTGATCCCTTTCGAATtggcaaatattttttttttctaccccattaaaataattttttacttaattttcaaattttttctctcaaccataaaaaat comes from Microplitis demolitor isolate Queensland-Clemson2020A chromosome 8, iyMicDemo2.1a, whole genome shotgun sequence and encodes:
- the LOC128668419 gene encoding MATH and LRR domain-containing protein PFE0570w-like, which translates into the protein MADVNDEAVPRRRRRRRQSRSNCIDTLPDRIFNGYRYKLGSRLTNGSRRLKCSEYARYNCTAQGTLSPLDEFSYVEGHDEHVDLPLPNAQCKAEFERALHKACKRQFRKVELIYNDTALLHQEAAELITFQDIKIKMISWQKTMRLSTINTIEDLQTILQLEAYANIGLNNFSRTDIQFVTNTTNEIIAIMFRDQELQRKVTTSKLYITSSAIVPENVGALQIITIATHHSEYIMPIIYLIMLRKNEGDVQRALEDGLRNLQPEEIYTDLDRDIHLAASAVCPNAIKRGLFTSQCKIFIKEATNYNIDLNNDTTLLIFNKIIALSLLPSTLILESFEWIVSSMDDIRFNQFSRFLEYYRTNWLSRITANNYSCFNNIYCLLINSELIARDISNHLHEDKNIWSFVEHVINTHNRCHFHFENLIVKGKANWPANKMKSILTNCKNFTIITKNWTAIADGVSDTNVFLRRIGSALKPVIQNLEFSNNADLPNAFQLYSLPNEEQLQDLVQIADIIRNQNNDLLQEATIAELRNPIQYIIPQLDINNLPPGLDYENVEEEENNNENVEEEENNIENVEEEDNNIENMEEGENNNENVEEEENNIENVEEENNIENMEGENNDENVEEEENNIENIEEGEGNKENLQEEENNNIQEILWVSDECRFCLVVAPTIVYKPCNHVIACKKCNATRVQRNIIDGTTYVCIICKQFIQRVSYYHNKL